In Salvelinus alpinus chromosome 19, SLU_Salpinus.1, whole genome shotgun sequence, the genomic stretch agttttacgagggtatgtttggcagcatgagtaaggGAGGCTTTTTTTGCTTAATAGGttgccaattctagatttaattttggattggagatgcttaatatgagtctgtaaggatagtttacagtctaaccagacacctaggtatttatagttgtcgacatattctaagtcagaaccgtccagagtagtgatgctaggtggGCGGGCCcttgcgggcagcgatcagttgaagagcatgcatttagtttcactagcgtttaagagcagttggaggccacggaaggagtgttgtatggcattgaagctcgtctggaggtttgttaacagtgtccaaagaagggtcagatgtgtagagaatggtgtcatctgcatagaggtggatcagagaatcaccagcagcaagagcgacatcattgatatatacagagaaaagagtcggcccgagaaatgaaccctgtggaacccccatagactgccagaggtctggacaacaggccccccgatttgacacactgaactctgtctgagaagtagttggtgaacaaggcgaggcagtcatttgagaaaccaaggctgtttagtctgcCGATAGAATACGATGATTGACAGTcgaaaagccttggccaggtcgatgaatacggctgcacagtattgtctcttatcgatggcggttatgatattgattaggaccttgagcgtggttgaggtgcatccatgaccagctctgaaaccagattgcacggttgcattcaaaatggtcggtgatgtgtttgttcacttggctttcgaagactttagaaaaggcagggcaggatgtatATAGgtctaacagtttgggtctagagtgtctccccctttgaagagggggatgaccgcggctgctttccaatctttaggtatctcagacgatacgagaggttgaacagactagtaataggggttgcgacaatggcggcagataattttaggaagagagggtccagattgtctagcccagctgatttgtagggatccagattctgCAACTCTTTCAGGATATTaactgtctggatttgggtgaaggagaagtgggggggaTTGGgtcagttgctgcggggggtgcagaacgtttggccggggttggggtagccaggtggaaagcgtggccagccgtagagaaatgcttattgaaattctcgattatcgtgggtttatcagtggtgacaatgtttcctagccTCCGTGCAGTGGGCACCtgagaggtgctcttattctccatggactttacagtgtcccaaaacattttggaattAGTACTGCAGGATAAAAatgtctgtttgaaaaagctaggctttgctttccaaactgacttaatattggttcctgacttgcCTGAAAAGTTGAATATCGCGGGGACTAATCAAAGCTAGTGCGCCACATgatgttttgtgctggtcaagggcagtcaagtctggagtgaaccaagggctatatctgttcttagttctacatttcttgaaaggggcatgcttatttaagatggtgaggaaggcacttttaaagaataagcaggcatcctctactgacggaatgaggtcaatatccttacAGGTGTTTTaaagtgtttgacagtgatgaggggtggtcatttgaccgcagacccattacggattcaggcaatgaggcagtgatcgctgaggtcctggttgaaaacagcagaggtgtatttggagggcaagttggtcaggatgttaTCTATGAgtgtgcccatgtttacggatttggggttgtacctggtaggttccttaataatttgtgtgagattgagggcatctagcttagattgtaaaacggccagggtgttaagcatatcccagtttcgGTCACCTAACAATGcgaactctgacgatagatgaggggcaatcaattcacatatggtgtccagctgggagctgagggggctctataacaagcggcaacagtgagacttatttctggagagagtgatttttaaaagtagtagcatagacctggatagtaggacagaactctgcaggtttAGGggtctctacagtagattgcaactccgtcCCCTTTAGCAGTTCGATCTCAACGGAGAATGTTGTAATTGGGATGGAAATGTCCGAATTTTTGGCGgctttcctaagccaggattcagacacggctaggacatcagggttggcggagtgtgctaaagcagtgaattaagcaaacttagggaggaggcttctgatgtcaacatgcatgaacccaaggcttttcTGGTTACAGCAGTCAACAAATGAGTGCCTGGTGACACatagggcctgggttaacctctacatcaccagaggaggagtaggataagggtacgactaaaggctataagaactggtcgtctagtgcgttcggaacagagagtaaaaggagcagacttCTGGGCGTGGTaagatagattcagggcataatgcacAGACatgggtatggtagggtgcgagtacagtggaggtaaacctaggcattgagtgacgatgagagagactGTATCTCTGGAGGCGCCAGTTAAGTTAGGTGcggtctctgcatgtgtggggggtggggcaaGGGAGCTAACCAAGGCATGCAGAGTGGGACTAAGGCCTCCAcagtaaaacaaaacaatgagagctaccctaaacaacagtatacaaggcatattcaaatcaaatgtatttatatagcccttcttacatcagctgatatctcaaagtgctgtacagaaacccagcctaaaaccccaaacagcaagcaatgcaggtgtagaagcacggtggctaggaaaaactccatagaaaggccaaaacctaggaagaaacctagagaggaaccaggctgaggagtgtccagtcctcttctggctgtgccgggtggagattataacagaacatggccaagatgttcaaatgttcataaatgaccagcatggtcaaataataataatcacagtagttgtcgagggtgcagcaagtcagcacctcaggagtaaatgtcagttggcttttcatagccgatcattaagagtgtctctaccgctcctgctctctagagagttgaaaacagcaggtctgggacaggtagcacgtccggtgaacaggtcagggttccatagccgcaggcagaacagttgaaactggaaacaggtggactggggacagcaaggagtcatcatgccaggtagtcctgaggcatggtcctagggctcaggtcctcctccgagagaaagagagtaatagagagaacatacttaaattcacccaggacaccggataagacaggagaagtactccagatataacaaactgaccctagccccctgacacatagactaatgcagcataaatactggaggctgagacaggaggggtcaggagacactgtggccccatccaatgatacccccggacagggccaaacaggaaggatataaccccacccacttttccaaagcacagcccccacaccactagagggatatcttcagctaccaacttaccatcctgagacaaggccgagtatagcccacaaagatctcagccacggcacaacccaagggggggtcgccaacccagacaggaagaccacgtcagtgactcaacccactcaagtgacgcacccctcctagggaaggcatgaaagagcaccagtaagccagtgactcagcccctgtaatagggttagaggcagagaatcccagtggagagaggggaaccggccaggcagagacagcaagggcggttcgttgctccagagcctttccgttcaccttcacactcctgggccagactacactcaatcatatgacccactgaagagatgagtcttcagtaaagatttAAAAGTTgggaccgagtctgcgtctctcacatgggtaggcagaccattccataaaaatggagctctataggagaaagccctgcctccagctgtttgcttagaaattcttgggacaattaggaggcctgcgtcttgtgaccgtagtgtaggtatgtacggcaggaccaaatcggaaagataggtaggagcaagcccatgtaatgctttgtaggttagcagtaaaaccttgaaatcagcccttgccttaacaggaagccagtgtagggaggctagcactggagtaatatgatcacattttttgggggagggagacataaagcaatcacaggtgttgattgggagagctaagacgacaacaacgggtaaatggtgatgaatgggcagagagggtcagttagctacacacagggcctgagttcgaggctggggccgacagataaacaaaatgaagtaccgtaggcatcagctgtgtagccgagtgatcatagggtccaataagCAGCAATGGACGAAACAGGGAGCTGCTCGGGAGACACGGCGCTCAGAGAGTTAACGGGCCGGGGCTAGTAGCTGGGTCCTCACCGACATCAACAACTCAGATGCTGGTTGAGAGCACATTGGCCGAAAtacgtcagcagaccagtcgtgatggattggcgGGGCTCCATGTTGACAAAgtgtccaggccaattggcaagagaggtattgtagttggtgtacttAGTTTGCTAGCTGGGGGAATgggcctagctccaggctaactcgTGCTTGCTTCTGGAAAAGTGCGTTAGCCAcgatagccactcggtagcagctagcttgctgcgatgatccggtgtaatgttCCAGAGCTTgcagcaggaatccggtgatgtagtggagaaaaaaaaaagcagtccgatatgctcagggctgaTATCGCGCTGTGTAGACTGGTAGTTATTATCTGGGCTATCCGGGCTAAAGTGGCTGGTGTCTGTGCTAAAGGTAAAgactgctagcagtggctaacaatgactaaatagcaagtagctaattagctggctagcttctgaaggcTAGCTTCTGAAGGCTAGCTTCTGAAGGCTAGCTTCTGAAGGCTAGCTTCTGAAGGCTAGCTTCTGAAGGCTAGCTTCTGGAGGCTAGCTTCTGAAGGCTAGCTAGCTTCTGAAGGCTAGCTTCTgaaggctagcttctgatggaggttccagttataaggtctaaaaaaataGCAGATTCATACCACgttgggtgaggcaggttgcaggaaggtatatttaatttgaaaatggaaaaagagattgaaaaacGAAGCTgaatatttacacgggacaaaacacaggacaaaaacaaacacgtcttgctgctacgccatcttggagaagtatggtatggtagtaggtgccaggccgaCCGATttgtcaagaattgcaacgctgctgggtttttcacgctcaacactttcctttgtgtatcaagaatggaccaccacccaaaggacacccatctgtggaaagcattggagtcaatatgggccagcatccctgtggaacgctttcgacaacttgtagagtccatgccccgaagaattgaggctgttctgagggcaaaaggggggtgaAACTCAATACAAAACCTAACATATACAAAATGGAGTGTCAAATTTACATAcaaaataatacgaaatgctctgagaccaggttgcagccCTGGATGGGAGACAGAAGGGATAGCTGTAGATGTATCAACTTtctagtaggaggtgctgcccaggctattttttgttgttgcttgtaGTGTTAGCAAATTCAACATATAAAAGATTTAACCAGTTTGTGCTCAGTGGGGAGGCAtgttgtaggcctacagtagctGCTGTTATAACAATGCAGAAAATGAAAGCCTATATTCTTGAAATCAGCCCAAATAGCCATGAATTTGACATCAAAACATTTTCTAAACCATCTGCAATTTTGAGAAATGTTGTATTGAATGTCTCGCTCTTGTCTTTACAGGATTCTGAAGGAAAGATGAGTAACCACTTGATTCTTCACTTGGCATGTGTGAGCATGGTTCTGCTCTGGGGCCATGGGTATGCAGTGCATGTGCCCCTGGTCTATAGAATTTCCATGGATGGCAGTGGTGACGGAGGGGAGCCGGATCTCATTATCCCCGTCGATGGCCCCCACCACACTCTCTCCCCCGTCGATGTCTCACCCGTCGATGTCTCACCCGTCGATGTCGCCCCCGTCGATGTTTCCCCCACCACTACCCTAGCCCCCACCCTGGTCAGCACCatcaccaacaccatcaccatcaccatgatCCGCCTCAAGGACTTTATGCTCACCCGGGTGGTGGACTTCCTCCAGGATAATATGTTGATCATAATTGTGGTCACCTCCCTCCTCATCGTCATGATCTTCATCATCTGCTGTGCCGCTACCATGAGCCAAAAGCGCAagatggaggcctacaaacccccTGCCAATCCACCCAGGAAATATATGGGCGACACAGTTGGTGGAGTCGAACCCTCCAGTGAGGTCCAGAGTAGGGTCTATGGCGGGCCTGATTCTGCCAGGAGGGTCCAGATCCAGGGAACCCCCAAGAATCTGCGCACCCCTTCCACCGCACTGGTGGGGGAAAAGGTGGGTAAGGAGCCCAAACCGAAGGAGGTCCAGAAagtgagggaggtagaggaggtaacGCGCAGAGTGGAGCCTAAGCACAAAGGCCAGAAGGCTGAGGAGGTGCAGAGCTCCAGCACCAGCCAGCCCATGGTCTGCACCTGCCACCTGCGGAAGGCCAACCACTAAGTATAGGTTGGGGCTCCAACCATGCAAACTAGCAAAAAAGGAGAAGCCTTTTCTTGTGCAGAGGGAACTCCCTGGGTACGTCAGCTGCTGTGTGCCAAACTTGTCTGTGGAATCTGACTCTGTCGGTACCTTTAGCATACAGATATAAATGGGTCTAGTTAGCATACAAAGGCCTTAAAACAGAAGGAATTTCAGCTCTGACtgccaaaatatatatatatacagtggggagaacaagtatttgatacactgacaattttgcaggttttcctacttacaaagcatgtagaggtctgtaatttttatcataggtacacttcaactgtgagagaaggaatctaaaacaaaaatccagaaaatcacattgtatgatttttaattaattaatttgcattttattgcatgacataagtatttgatatatcagaaaagcagaactgaatatttggtacagaaaccttagtttgcaattacagagatcatacgtttcctgtagttcttgaccaggtttgcacacactgcagcagggattttggcccactcctccatacagaccttctccagatccttcaggtttcggggctgtcgctgggcaatacggactttcggctccctccaaagattttctattgggttcaggtctggagactggctaggccactccaggaccttgagatgcttcttacggagccactccttagttgccctggctgtgtgtttcgggtcgttgtcatgctggaagacccagccacgacccatcttcaatgctcttactgagggaaggaggttgttggtcaagatctcgcgatacatggccccatccatcctcccttcaatacggtgcagtcgtcctgtcccctttgcagaaaagcatccccaaagaatgatgtttccacctccatgcttcacggttgggatggtgttcttggggttgtactcatccttctattcctccaaacacggcgagtggagtttagagcaaaaagctctatttttgtctcatcagaccacatgaccttctcccattcctcctctggatcatccagatggtcattggcaaacttcagacgggcctggacatgcgctggcttgagcagggggaccttgcgtgcgctgcaggattttaatccatgacggcgtagtgtgttactaatggttttctttgagactgtggtcccagctctcttcaggtcattgaccaggtcctgccgtgtagttctgggctgatccctcacattcctcatgatcattgatgccccacgaggtgagatcttgcatggagccccagaccgagggtgattgaccgtcatcttgaacttcttccattttctaataattgtgccaacagttgttgccttctcaccaagctgcttggctattgtcctgtagcccatcccagccttgtacaggtctacaatttatccctgatgtccttacacagctctctggtcttggccattgtggagaggttggagtctgtttgattgagtgtgtggacaggtgtcttttatacaggtaacgagttcaaacaggtgcagttaatacaggtaatgagtggagaacaggagggcttcttaaagaaaaactaacaggtctgtgagagccggaattcttactggttggtaggtgatcaaatacttatgtcatgcaataaaatgcaaattaattacttaaaaatcatacaatgtgattttctggatttttgttttagattccgtctctcacagttgaagtgtacctatgataaaaatgacagacctctacatgctttgtaagtaggaaaacctgcaaaatcggcagtgtatcaaatacttgttctccccactgtatatacagtatatgccatatcatgtcatatgtatatacagtaccagtcaaaagtttggacataactactcattcaagggttgttctatatttttactattttttacattgtagaattatagtaaagacatattttagattcttcaaagttgccaccttATGatttgacgacagctttgcatactcttggcattctctcttcAGTTTCACCTGGAtgacttttccaacagtcttgaaggagttcccacatgctgagcacttgttggctgcttttccttcactctcatcccaaaccatctcaattgggatgaggtcgggtgattgtggaggccatgtcatctgatgcagcactccatcactctccttcttggtcaaatagcccttacacagcctgtgtgttgggtcattgtcatgtttaaaaacaaatgatagtcccactacgcGCAAACCAAtatttgaattctaaataaatcactgacagtgtcaccagcaaagcaccatcacacctcccccgtgtttcacggtgggaactacacatgtggagattatccgttcacttactctgcgtctcacaaagacacgacggttggaaccaaacatctcaaatttggactcatcagaccaaaggacagatctaatgtccattgctcgtgtttctttgcccaagcaagtctctccttcttattggtgtcctttagtagtggtttctttacagcaattcaaccctgaaggcctgatttcacgcagtctcctctgaacagttgatgttaagatgtgtctgttacttgaactctgtgaagcatttatttgggctgcaacttCTGAGAATGGTAACTCTGAGGCAGTGGATAtgttcattacatttacatttaagtcatttacattagagttaactctgggtcttactttcctgtggcggtcctcatgagagccagtttcatcatagcgcttggtttttgcaactgcacttgaagaaactttcaacgttcttgaaattttccaggattgactgacctttgtcttaaagtaatgatggactgtcgtttctctgttcttgccataatatggacttggtcttttaccaaatagggctatcttctgtataccgcccctaccttgtcacaacacaactgattggctcaaatacattaagaaggaatgaaattcaacaaattaacttttaacaaggcacaccttttaattgaaatgcattccaggtgtctacctcatgaagctggttgagagaatgccaagagtgtgcaaagctgtcatcatggcaaatagtggctacttttaagaatctcaaatgtaaaatatattttgattttaaaacttttttggttactacatgatttaatatgttatttcatagttttggtgtctaaactattattcatctttgtagaaaatagtaaaaaaaactaaaaacctggaatgagtaggtgtactgTATAAATGATTCTTCCTATACTTCTCTTGATGTATAAAAGGGTCATTGTGAAATGAGATTGGTTAATCAGTTGTTgatagtaaaaaaaaagaagacataTCAAGACATTATACAAAGACAGTATTTATAGGATGTTTGCATGTTATTACCGTTGGGAAATTGTACTGCTCAGTTTAGCTTTACTAAAGAGATGTAGAGGTaaatgccaaaataaaggaaacacttgagtaaatgaaggctctgttatggtgtggggtgcattttcctggcatggtttaggtccactcAACCCCTTAGAGGGCAATAAATACACAGCCATTCTGAGTGATCACCTTCAACCAATGGTGAATCAGTTCTATCCTGATGggagtggtctcttccaggatgacCATGCTCCCATCCACAGGTGGTCACTAAAtgatttgatgagcatgaaaacgttGTAGACCATGTGctatggccgtctcagtcaccagatcgcAACCCAGTTttacacttatgggagattctggagcgtcgcctgagacagcgttttccaccaccatcaacaaaacagcaAATTATGGAATGTCTCGTGGATAAATGGTGTCGCATTCCAGACacatgtagaatctatgccaaggtgcattgaagctgttctggtggctctATTAAGACGCCttgtgttggtgtttcctttattttatgCTGTTACATTTAGATCACACAGAGAAAAGAAAGTTGGCATCTGTGAAGAGAAAGCCAAGCATAATTCTCTACTAACTCTACTCAATTGATGAGAATTTTTTGAGTGGACTTAGATATTTTGAAATTACATGCATTTTCATACATGTCACAGTGGGTGATTTATGCTATATGGGTAGAGCAGCTTTTTTGTAATCAATTTCTTTTAAACAACAAAACGTGTGTGATTTGCATGTTTGAGTGTGGTTTAAGATCAGTGCATACTAACTTTTTATTAATACTGGTACTTATTTAATTCTAAAGTCAAGTAAAATCCAAAGATTCTCCTGAATCCCTTTATGGATTGTTTTACAGCTCTGCTGTAGATTGTGGTAGTTTTCTTATTTAATTTTTGTTCAGCTTCAATAAAGAGGTTTTGTTgatatatttgtttttattgaAATTGTAAGTGCATAAGTCTGAGTATGAGGAAGAGATTTCACAATTTTCACAACAAATTTCAATGTGGAGTTTGACCATGCCTGAATGGTAGTGCTGCCAATTGGGCCACAGGGTGTGTAAACTTTTGATACTACTTTGGAGCCCCTCATTTTCATCTATTTCTACCCAAGAATAACTTCAGTAGCCTATGTTTGAAGAAAAGATGTCTGGTTTGTTaggcttctttttctttttctacaTTTGAGAACAGGCCTAAGGACAATTATAGTGACATGCATACTACTGCATGTACTTTGTCTGCGTTGACAGACGTGGCTACAGTTGTATTTTTAGGTTCATATTATATAAGCTATAATACATATTTTTGTGACAAACTTTGAAATACTCTGCCCACTCACACATTACAGGGGGAAATATGGCTGTAATGTCACCTGATTGGCCAGGGACAGGAGGCTGGCACCACTATGTAATGTCATGCCCAAACACAAAGCCAGTGAAAGGCACCAGAGCCTTGAGATGACGAgagagctcctttgtcttgccccCTGGCTTCCTTACAAGATGCGATCAATATTTCAACAGCTGTCAATCCAACTACATGAAGTACTTTGCTCTGAAACTGGACATGAGTGTATTTGAaaacaagacacactgatttgTCCACATGCCCATATCAAGTCAGGTTACTTGAAGATAAATCACTTATCTGATTTTGTATCAGGGATATGTAAAGATTGGCCTATTTCCTGAAAAGAAAATGTAAGCTATTGATTAAATGGCATGCAACTGCTGCAAACATTGTAAGTATTGTGAGAGGATGCAGCATGTTTGTTGCCAGAAACAATTAAAACCAGACCCTAAAAAACTGATGCCTTACTAAAAAATGCCTATAAATAACGGTGCGGAAATAATTGCAATATCCGATACAGAAAAAATTAAGTATTGATTGCCATCTTGTTTGATTAATTATAAAATATCCTATTGCTCTTTTTCACAGAAAGGAGAGGAATGTATATCATAAATACCAATTTGTTTTCAAAGTGAAAACGAAGTTTGATCCCATGGCAGAAGGCCAGTTATTCAGAGTCACGTTAAGAACAAACATCAAAGATGAAGGCAGAACAGCCCAAAAGCAAGTGAAGCCTTGTCGTGCCTGAAAGGTGAGCCCTGAAGGAGCCTCGCACCAGGATCTGATTCCCTGCTCTTTTGTCAACAATGTGCTAAATAATTCTGGAATAATACTACCCCTGCACTCTAACTCTTCCCACCTGGAGAACAGACGGCACACAGCCACAGGACAGGACCACCCAAAGTGTCTCGGGCTGTCAATAACACTGGCTTGGCTTCATTTAGTCGTACTTCGCAGTGTGACAGGATGCCATATGACCTGGAAGATAACCGTAGAGAAGACGCTACCAGAGGGAGGTCTGCTCCTGAAAGAGACTATTGCTGTGTTTCTATTTTGAGACTTCAGTGTTGTCTATCTGCCCTTAAAGGAATGGGAACATTGAATTCATTTGGAAGATGAAGAGGATACAAAACAGGTAACAGAGCACCTTAAGGGTTCATTATACTTTGATGGGCAGCTGCTTGGAATTCTCAGACTGGTTTCTGGAGAGTCAGTCACACAGTGCATCATAGTCAACTTCTTGGGATAAGCGGATGAAACAGAGCCTTGGCAGAATGGTACAGTAGTAGTTGCAGGTTGTGTATAAAAATGTATGCCAATTACTTTGTGATTTACAATGATGGCTGTTTTTTCATGAACACATTGGATTCACTATATCAGCATGGTTTTATCTTTTAAAACATCCAAGCTTCATATGCAATCAATGGAATAACAGCTCTGAATAGTCTGAGTGACTCCCCTTCCTTATTATATCCATCCAAATGGA encodes the following:
- the LOC139545960 gene encoding uncharacterized protein, whose product is MSNHLILHLACVSMVLLWGHGYAVHVPLVYRISMDGSGDGGEPDLIIPVDGPHHTLSPVDVSPVDVSPVDVAPVDVSPTTTLAPTLVSTITNTITITMIRLKDFMLTRVVDFLQDNMLIIIVVTSLLIVMIFIICCAATMSQKRKMEAYKPPANPPRKYMGDTVGGVEPSSEVQSRVYGGPDSARRVQIQGTPKNLRTPSTALVGEKVGKEPKPKEVQKVREVEEVTRRVEPKHKGQKAEEVQSSSTSQPMVCTCHLRKANH